One window from the genome of Eleginops maclovinus isolate JMC-PN-2008 ecotype Puerto Natales chromosome 15, JC_Emac_rtc_rv5, whole genome shotgun sequence encodes:
- the tlr5a gene encoding LOW QUALITY PROTEIN: toll-like receptor 5 (The sequence of the model RefSeq protein was modified relative to this genomic sequence to represent the inferred CDS: inserted 2 bases in 1 codon), translating to MNYISEINSSSLRNYDQLQQLDLGMQKVPLVLRNNAFLRQRKLTKLVLGYNIGLQMEPRSFAGLFNLQHLFLDYCNLSDSILAERYLEPLLSLETLDLFGNKIVRLRPGLFFPKLTKFTQLNLKLNKIETLCEHDLVGFRGKYFKLLNLNSNKLHNGYSKDFDWKKCGNPFRGMAFEVLDLSSNGWDTNTSRYWFKAIEGTPIAHVIFSGHIGRSLSFANLPDPDESTFEGLMNSSVNILDLSRNCIFALEKAFLSPLRDAIIIDISLNNINQIKKNAFNGLQGHLRMLNLSYNLLGEIYSYTFANLTDLRVLELSYNHIGALGQKAFSGLPKLRALYLTGNSLRVLGXILPALPNLDYLLLGDNKLKYLYEISKFGHNSIHLDVTDNRLTNLEDVYTILTTFNRLQNFFYGGNIIKWCTMSPKVPHNNSLEVLDLHDSSLNVIWARGECLDLFDHLANLLGLNISHNSISTFPHRIFSGLSSIYEMDVSYNALTYLQQDLFPSSLRRLDLSDNFLASPDPVTFLSLSFLSLAENQFHCNCDLQSFLKWLTETNVTFPSPIEEYSCEFPATFHNLPLLNYSRVIEPCEEDDDKAVQVLQFALFISSALLVITLILSGIVYARLRGHVFIIYKKIIGRVLEGPKLNPPVDEVQYDAFLSFSENDYGWVEAALLKKLDNQFSEENLFRCCFEARDFLPGEDHLTNIRDAIWGSRKTVCVVSKEFLKDGWCLEAFTMAQGRMLEELTNFLVMVVVGKLAHYQLMKYHAVRVFVQRREYLTWPEDPQDLEWFYERLVSQILKDTKGKKFDEDKLEPAQPDVQPQMEKGIQLENIGAVPI from the exons ATGAACTACATCAGTGAGATCAACAGCAGCTCGCTCAGAAACTATGACCAGCTGCAACAACTAGATCTTGGGATGCAGAAGGTGCCGCTAGTCTTAAGGAACAATGCTTTCCTAAGGCAGAGAAAATTGACGAAATTGGTCCTGGGCTACAATATTGGCCTTCAGATGGAGCCAAGGTCATTTGCAGGACTGTTTAATTTACAACACCTCTTTTTGGACTATTGCAATTTGTCAGACTCCATTTTAGCAGAACGATACCTGGAGCCACTTTTGTCCCTAGAAACCCTTGATCTCTTTGGTAATAAAATTGTGAGACTCCGACCAGGACTGTTCTTTCCAAAACTTACAAAGTTCACACAGCTTAACCTCAAATTGAATAAAATTGAAACCTTATGTGAACATGATCTGGTTGGTTTCCGGGGGAAATACTTCAAACTCCTGAATTTGAACTCCAACAAACTTCATAACGGTTATAGTAAAGATTTTGACTGGAAGAAATGTGGGAACCCTTTTAGAGGGATGGCCTTTGAAGTCCTTGACTTATCAAGTAATGGGTGGGACACAAATACATCAAGATACTGGTTCAAAGCAATAGAGGGTACTCCAATTGCTCATGTTATATTCTCTGGACACATAGGCAGAAGCCTCTCGTTCGCCAACCTTCCTGATCCAGATGAAAGCACATTTGAAGGCCTCATGAACAGCTCAGTCAACATTCTAGATCTGTCTAGAAACTGTATATTTGCTTTGGAGAAGGCATTTTTGAGTCCTCTAAGGGATGCAATAATTATTGACATTTCTCTGAACAATATcaatcagataaaaaaaaatgccttCAATGGTCTTCAAGGACATTTAAGAATGCTCAACCTTTCATACAACCTCCTCGGAGAAATATATTCTTATACATTTGCCAATCTCACTGACCTCCGGGTGTTGGAATTGTCTTACAACCACATTGGCGCATTGGGACAAAAAGCTTTCAGCGGTCTTCCAAAGTTACGAGCGTTATATCTGACAGGAAATTCCCTCAGAGTCCTTGG TATCCTGCCTGCATTACCAAACTTGGATTATCTTCTTTTGGGcgacaataaattaaaatatctgTATGAAATAAGCAAATTCGGCCACAACAGTATCCATTTGGATGTTACAGACAACCGATTAACAAATTTAGAGGATGTTTATACAATTTTAACTACATTCAATCGTCTTCAAAATTTCTTCTATGGTGGCAACATCATCAAGTGGTGCACAATGAGTCCGAAAGTTCCTCATAACAACAGTTTGGAAGTGCTGGATCTTCATGACAGTTCTCTGAATGTAATTTGGGCGCGGGGGGAGTGCCTCGACCTGTTTGATCATCTAGCCAACCTGCTTGGTCTAAATATAAGCCATAACTCCATTTCAACTTTCCCACACAGGATTTTTAGCGGTTTAAGCTCAATCTATGAGATGGACGTATCATATAATGCCTTAACGTATCTGCAGCAGGATCTCTTCCCGAGCAGCCTGAGAAGACTGGACCTCTCGGACAACTTTTTAGCCTCCCCGGATCCTGTGACTTTCCTGTCTCTCAGCTTCCTCAGTCTGGCTGAAAATCAGTTCCACTGTAATTGCGATCTACAGAGCTTCCTGAAGTGGCTGACCGAGACCAATGTAACCTTCCCCAGCCCGATTGAGGAGTACAGCTGTGAGTTCCCAGCCACTTTCCATAATCTCCCTCTGCTGAATTACTCCAGGGTCATCGAACCGTGTGAGGAAGACGACGACAAGGCCGTCCAAGTTCTTCAGTTTGCGCTGTTCATCTCCTCCGCTCTCCTGGTCATCACTCTCATCCTCAGCGGGATTGTTTACGCCCGTCTCCGAGGGCACGTATTCATCATCTATAAAAAGATTATCGGTAGGGTTCTTGAAGGCCCAAAGCTGAACCCTCCTGTGGACGAGGTGCAGTATGATGCCTTCCTCAGCTTTAGCGAAAATGACTATGGGTGGGTGGAAGCCGCTTTGCTGAAAAAGCTGGATAACCAGTTTTCTGAAGAGAACCTCTTCCGCTGTTGTTTCGAGGCCAGAGACTTCCTGCCTGGCGAGGATCACCTGACCAACATCAGGGATGCAATCTGGGGCAGCAGGAAGACTGTGTGCGTAGTCTCCAAAGAGTTCCTCAAAG ACGGTTGGTGCTTGGAGGCGTTTACTATGGCTCAGGGCCGGATGCTGGAGGAGCTGACAAACTTCCTGGTTATGGTGGTGGTAGGGAAG TTGGCTCACTACCAGCTGATGAAGTACCACGCAGTCAGAGTTTTCGTCCAGAGGAGGGAGTACCTGACTTGGCCGGAGGACCCTCAGGACCTGGAGTGGTTTTATGAGCGGCTCGTCTCACAGATACTTAAAGACACTAAGGGAAAAAAGTTTGACGAGGACAAACTTGAGCCTGCACAGCCTGATGTCCAACCTCAGATGGAGAAGGGTATCCAGCTGGAGAACATCGGAGCAGTTCCTATATGA